GCTAATCAGAACAGCAATTTAAAGCCAACAAATACCAGCATAATCGCCAGCGCCGGGCGCAAATAATGGTCGGCCACGCGGTGTGCCAAATGGCTGCCCAGATAAATACCGGGCAGTGACCCTATCAACAAGTTGGCGAGTAATCCCCAATCCACATTGCCCAATCCGGCGTGGCCCATGCCGGCCACTAATGTCAGCGGCACGGCGTGTGCGATTTCCGTGCCCACCAAGCGCACCGTGGGCAGCAGCGGGTAGAGCATAAACAGCGCGACTGTGCCAAGGGCGCCAGCACCAATCGAGGTGATGGTCACAACCGCACCCAGAATAATCCCGGTCACCACGGTGGCGATCATCTGCTGCTGGCGGCTCATACGGGTGATCCAGGCGTCGTTTTTACGGCTGTAATCAAAAATTTTGCGTTTAAATAAAATGGCAATCGCGGTCAGGATCAGCGCATAGCCCAGAGTGGTGCGGATGATGCTGTTGAGCGTATCCGTATCCATGCGCAAACTGTGCAGTGCCCAGAGTGTCAGCGCTGCCGCTGGCAAGCTGCCCAGTGCCAGTTCGCCGGTAATTTTCCAGTCGATATTCTTCTTTTTGTGGTGGACGTGAATGCCGCCCGCTTTAGTAATGGCTGCGTAGAGCAAATCAGTACCCACGGCATTGGCCGGGCTAACACCGAAATACAACAGAATCGGGGTCATCAGCGAACCGCCGCCCACGCCCGTCATGCCGACAATAAAACCCACCACCAGTCCGGCGATAACGTATCCGATATGAAAATCCATAAAACTCCGCGCGCAAACTGATCAAAAACGAGCAGTTTCTTGGCTTAAGTGTTGAAAAATAAACAGGGCGCGCAGGCTAACAGGCCAAGGGAAGTGCTGCTAATAATCATTAGTTTGGTTCTTATATCGTAAAGTTTTAAAAAGTGTAGTAGTGAGGAGATGGATATTCTTTTAGTTATGAGCAGTGCATGTGAAAACGCTGGGAAAGTGCTGAGAGCTGAGAGCTGAGAGCTGAGAGCTGAGAGAGTGCAGTGATATTTCTGCTGCCGTAGTAACGGCAAGCGAAGCGCACATCCTTGTGCCCTGGTGATTAATGGTTAGCTTGATTCAGCACCAATTTTCCGTTCTCCACCGGGATACGTGAGCCCGGGTCATAGTCCAGGCGCAGGGAGGACTCCTTGTCCTGCAAGCGGTAGGTGACATCGTAGCCGGTGATGTCCTCGCGTGAGTCGTAAACAGTTTTGCAGCGTTGCTCAACGGTGGTGTAGGTATCTTTTTGCTGCATATTGGCCTGTACCTTGTCACCCGCGTAACCACCGGCGACAGCACCCGCTACGGTGGCGACTTTTTTACCGTTGCCGCCACCGACCTGATTGCCCAGCGCGCCACCCACGACTGCACCAATGACCTTGCCGGCAATACGGTTGGTGTCTTTGGCTGGTTTTTGATGTACCACGGTTTCTTCGCGGCACTCTTCACGGGGAATCTTGGTGGTTTTGGTCACGGGCACCGCGCTCAGCACTTCCGCATAAGCCGGTTCCTTTAACCATTGGTAGCTAGCGATAGCACCACCGGTGGTCGCTATACCCACACCCAATAGTGTTCCGATAATCATGGATTTGTTCATTGTTCATCTCCTGCAGTAATGCTCATTTTCTTGAGCGATGCGCCAGTTTAAGCAGGGCTTTTCTTAACATCAGCTTAATGATTTTTGAGTGATTGCCAGTCTGAGAAACCGCTAACATTTGGGCTGTGGTACGGTTTGCAATATCCGTTGCAGCTAAGATCTGATAATAAATGATATAATATAAAAATTTTTTAGGCCTCTGCGGGTGATCTTTATGTCTAGCTGTTTTTTTTCAATTGTTATCCCTGCATACAATTACGCGCAATTTCTGGAGAGGGCTATACGCTCCGTGCTGGATCAACAATTTCACGACTGTGAGATTATCGTTATAAATGATGGCTCAACAGATAATACAGATGCTCTGATGAAAGAGATTTTAAAGGAGTGTGATCCAAAGCTTCGCTATATAAGTCAAGAAAATAGGGGGTTATCTGCAGTTAGAAACCTAGGTGTTATGCATAGCAACGGCGCTTATTTGATTTTTTTGGATGCAGATGATGCGCTGTTGCCTGATTCTTTAGAGAGAACCTATGAGTATCTTGTAGATCATCCACAAACGGATCTATTGATTTGCGACTATTTGGCGCAAATGCCTGATGGAAGAGAAAAGCTTCGCTCCAATAATTTATTAAATGATAAAAAGAAAGATTGGTTTTATTATTACATTGGCAACACCATGGCGATGGCAAATGGTGCAACAATTATTCGTCGTACAGTTTTTGATGAGATTCGTTATTGTGAAGATTTGCGCCAAGCAGAAGATATCCCAGTCTTTGGGCAAATACTCGCCAATTTTCATTGTGCACTTTTTTTAAGACCAATACTTCGGAATTTTAAACATATCGAAAGTATGAGGAACCAAATAAATTTTACCCCCAATATTGCTTATCAATTAACAAATCTATTATTTGATCCAGAAAAATTACCTAGTTCATTAATGAAATATAAGGCTGACTTTTTGGCGTATCAGTATTTTCAGCTTTTTCGGAGTTATGAAAAAGCAATGCAATATAAATTAGCTATACAGTGTTATCGCGAGTCGCTTAAAGCTAGTCCTTGGTCGTTTTTCAATCTGGGGCGCCATATTAAGTATATTCGATGTGTGTTTAAGTTCTTGTTTGGCTCATTGGTGGTGAGTCAACGATAGGGGTTGCAGCTCACTACCTGCTCTATTTGAGGGGTTTCATTTTTGAAGATGACTGTCACGCTTTTCCCGCGCTTAAAAGTTTTGATTTCGTGAAACACTCCTTCTTGAACTAAATGCATGGTGTCTTGCTGCAATGATTTTTGTTTGGTCTGGATAACAAGGTAGGCATATGCTTTTAGCTTGTCTGTGGATGCCAAACTAATACGTAAATCTCTATCAATAAGGCAAGTCACTCCCTCTCTTAGTCGGCCGCTGTAATGCAGTAGTCTGTTATCGCTCAGTGCGACAGGTGTATGTGGGGTGGTGTTTTGCTTGAGCCATTCGCCGGCAGATATCAAATTGGTTGGTGGTGGATTCTTGGTCGTCACAATGTCAACCATTAACACTATTGCTATGAACACAAGCCCGGATTTTATCCATGCACTAGCATTTGGCCATATTGACTCAGTCCAATCACTAATAGGCTGGCTAATTAGTAATAGTATGAGAAGAGCAGTTAAAACTGTGTATCGCTCAATCATAAATTGCTGCGCCAATACAAACGTGGTTAGCATGGCCAGATTGATGGCGATCGCCCAGAGTGCAATTTTGTTTTCGTCGGTCCATTCAATGTTCGCATTTTTTCTTATCGCAATGAAAGTGAAAACAAGATAGGGCCAGCTAACGGCCAGCAACAGGGTGTGAATTAGGTGCGCAATCAATCCAACATTTAAAATAAAGGGGGCATATTCTTTGCTGAAAGGGTTGAGCACATAGGTGGCCATATTCTCCTGAGCAGTTTTTAGGCTGTATAAGCTGTTGGTGAATGCCTCTGTCGAGGGTATTTTTTTTAGCAGCGTTTCAAGTGCTGCGTCATTGATCAATAAAAACACACAAGCAGCAATAAGTGCGCAAATGTAGATGCTGGTACAGGTGAGCCAACTTTTTAAGCGCGCTGAGAGAGTGAAGTTGCCAACCCAAAAAAGGCAAAGCGGTAGCCCAATAATCCATGCAATTGCTTCGGATCGAAACATAAATGCCGCAGCTATTGCCAGCTGCCATTGCAGTGCATGACTGGTTTTTTGTGTGCGTATGAATTGAAAAAAATAAAGCAAAGCCAATAAGCTGAAAAGCCAATATCCGACATCGCGGATAATCATTTCCCGATAACCGTTGAATGCTGGAAGTAATAATGAAGCTAGCGCTGCGATCAATAGACCATGGCGGTTGTTTGTTGCGGTCGTATAAAGCTTTAAGAATACAGCAGGGATAACTGCGTAGAAGATGGAGTTGATCAAATAAAAAGAATTTTCGATGCTTATGTTAAGCGTTTTTGAGAGTAAAGCCCCTAATATTGCGTAAGCTGGCCACCCATAAATTTGAAGTGTGGCAGATAGTCCGCCCTGCAAGAAGGCTTCAGCAGTCGAGAGATAGACAATCGCGTCTCTGTTGATTACCGAACCTTGGATATTGGCTACCGAGAAGGCAGCACTGATACTAATCAGCAGTAAGTAGAGGAGTTTTTCGTTATTTAAAAGGTTGCCAATCTGGAGGTCGGTACTTTTCATGGGCTGACTCTGTTGTTCGAGTTGGTGTGCTGCTATCGAATTTTGCGCGGCAATTATACTGATTTACATGCTAACAGGGCTTTTTTCATGGTGATTATATCCGTTGTGCGACTTTGTATCAGCTGCGCTAAGTCAGTGTCGTCCGCACAGAAACTGCTATTATTCTCTGCATCAATAAATAGCTGTGTCGATGAGTCCTGTCTTTATGTTGAATTTTTCCGGAATTCCCTCCGAGTTACATGCCCCCGCCCAGCGTTACTGGGAACAGTTTGAAGCTGCCATCCTCAGTCAAACGCTGTCTCACCCTCGGGATTTGTTGCCGCCCACTATCAGCGTCGATACGTTTTTCCAGCAATTGACTCGTGCGTTTGTCGCAAGCGAATTCATCGCCAAAACCTGTGCCCAGCGTCCGGCTTATTTATTGGAACTGATTGAATCCGGTGCCTTGTTTGAGGCGCAGACTGACGCGCATCTGGATGCATTTACCGCTGCAGTGAATGCCTGTAATACCGACGCGGAATTGGATACCTGCCTGCGCCGCCAGCGGCAGATGGCGATGATCCGTATTATCTGGCGCGACCTGAATCGCATTGAAGGTATGCGCGAAGTGACAGCGGAATTGTCGCGCTTTGCCGACCGGGTGATTCAAACGACGGCGGAATGTCACTATCGCTCGCTGGAAAAAATGTACGGCACGCCTATCGGTCGCGAGTCTGGTATAGCGCAGCCATTTATGGTGCTGGGTATGGGTAAGCTGGGCGCGGGTGAATTAAATATTTCTTCGGATATCGACCTGATTTTTACCTTCCCCGAAGGGGGCGAAACCAATCATGCCAGCCGTGCGATCAGCAACCAGGAGTTTTTTATCAAGCTCGGGCAGCGGCTGATTAAAAGTCTGGACACAGTCACCGCCGATGGTTTTGTGTTCCGGGTGGATATGCGTTTGCGCCCACACGGCCAGAGCGGTGCGCTGGCCATGAGTTTTGTGGGCATGGAGGATTACTACCAAACCCAAGGGCGCGAGTGGGAACGCTACGCCATGATCAAGGCGCGCACTGTGGCCATGGCTGGCGGTGAGCAGCAGGCCGAGGCGCGCCAATTGCTGGGCAAAATGCTGCAGCCCTTTACCTATCGCCAATACATTGATTTCAGTGCGATTGAATCCCTGCGCGAAATGAAAGGGTTAATTGCGCGGCAGGTGCAGCGCAAGGGGATGAATCTGGACGTGAAGCTGGGCGAGGGCGGCATCCGTGAAGTGGAGTTTGTGGTTCAGGTATTCCAATTGATTCGCGGCGGTCGCGATGCTCGCCTGCGCAAGCGCAAAGTGCCGGTGCTTTTACCCTTTTTGGAGCAGGAAAATTATTTACCGCCGGGTGCGGGTTCGGCATTGCTTGAAGCCTATATTTTTCTGCGCAATACCGAGCATGCCATTCAGGGCTATCAGGATAAGCAAACCCAATCCCTGCCGATTGATCCTGTAGGGCAGTTGCGTTTGGCTTGGGTGATGGGGTTTGACACCTGGGACAGTTTCTTTGAAACGCTCAGCCGCTATCGCCACTGCGTTAATGCGGAATTCAAAGCCGTTATCGCTGCTCCCGATGAAGAGGATTCCATCGATCAAAAAGCCCTGACCTTTTGGATGGGGTTGTGGGAGGGAAGTTTGCAGGGCGAGGATGCCATTCATGCGCTGGAGGCGCAGGACATTGAAGGCGCTGCGGCGCTGGTGAAAAACCTGGCAGACCTGCGTGAAAGCCGTGCGGTTTTATCCATGCAGGCCAGTGGGCGCACCCGTCTGGAGGCGTTTATCCCGCGTTTATTGCACATGCTGGTGCAGGAAGCGCTGCAAGGTAAGTTACCGCTTACTGTTGCGGAAACCTTTGCGCGTATTGAACCCTTGATTGAAGCTATTGCACGGCGCAGCGCCTATTTGGTGCTATTAGTCGAGAACCCAACGGCCATTCACCAGTTGGTGATGCTCTGCGCCGCCAGCCCCTGGATTGCCGATCAACTGGCGCAATACCCGGCGCTATTGGATGAGCTGCTCACCCCGGAAAGCCTCTATGCGCCGCCGGATAAAATGTCGCTGCGCGATGAGTTGCGTCGCGATGTGCTGCGCCTGAGCTGGGATGATCTTGAGGGGCACATGGAAGCGCTACGCTATTTCCGCTCTGCCCATGCCCTGCGCGTGGCCGCCAGCGAAGTGACCGGCGCCCTGCCGCTGATGAAGGTGAGTGACTACCTTACCTTCATCGCCGAGGTGGTGCTGGAGCATGTGCTGCAGTTGAGTTGGGAGCACTTGGTGGAGCGCCATGGGCGCCCCCGTCGCAGCGACGGTTCGGTCGATGCAACACCGGATTTTGTGATTATCGGCTACGGTAAATTGGGCGGCATTGAGCTGGGGCACGGTTCGGATCTGGATCTGGTGTTTATCCACAACACCGATAGCAACCTGAGCACCGATGGCGAGCGCGCTATCGACAACATTACGTTTTATACCCGCCTCGGCCAGCGCATTATCCATGTGCTCAACACCTACACGCCCTCGGGCAAGCTCTATGAAGTGGATATGCGCCTGCGGCCGTCCGGCAACTCGGGGTTGTTGGTGTCATCGCTCGCCGCGTTTGAAAAATACCAGGCCAATGAAGCCTGGACTTGGGAGCATCAGGCGTTGGTTCGGGCGCGGGTAGTGGCGGGAGATGAACGGCTCGCCGAACAGTTTGAACAGGTGCGCGAGCGCATTCTTACCCGTGAGCGGGATCTGGCTGCATTGCGCGTCGATGTACGCGACATGCGCCGCAAGATGCGCGAGCAATTGGGCTCCGAGTCCAAATCCAAAAATAGCGCCTTAAATACGGCCAAAACACCGGTTTTATTTAATTTGAAACAGGATGCGGGTGGTATCGTGGATATTGAATTTATGGTTCAATACGCGGCCTTGGCCTGGGCATCTAAAGCGCCCGGGATCATCCGGTACACGGACAACATTCGCATACTCGGATCACTGGAAGAGGCAGGCTTACTCGATGCCCAATCCGTGGCCCACCTGATCGCGGCTTACAAGGCATACCGATCCACCGGGCACCGCCTCGCGCTACAGCGTCAAGAGGCGGTACTAGAAGGCGACAATCACTTCCTGACCGAGCGAGCGCAAGTCACAGCCTTGTGGCAGCAACTGATCGATCACGACTGATTTATCGCCCGAATACTCAGTGGTGCGCGGCTGCGGCTGCGCCTGACAATCCCGAACACACAGACCTGTTTTTAACACAGAATTTGGAGTTGCTATGTCTTTTGCCGATCGCGACGGCGTTATATGGCTCGATGGTGAACTCATTCCCTGGCGCGATGCCAAGGTTCACGTTTTAACCCACACTTTGCACTACGGCATGGGCGTATTTGAAGGTGTGCGGGCTTACAACAGTGCAAGCATGGGCACCAGTATTTTCCGTCTGCAAGAACACACGGATCGCCTGTTCCGCTCCGCGCACATCATGCGTATGAAAATGCCATTCACCAAAGATGTGGTGAATGATGCGCACAAACAAGTTGTCCGTGAAAACAACCTTGCCGAAGCTTACCTGCGCCCCATGGCATTTTACGGTTCTGAAGGCATGGGCCTGCGCGCTGACAATTTGAAAGTGCATGTGATGGTTGCCGCTTGGCACTGGCCGTCTTACATGTCACCAGAAGCGCGCGATCAAGGTATCCGCATTCGCACCTCCAGCTACACACGCCATCACGTGAATATTTCCATGTGTAAAGCGAAGGCCAACGGTCACTACATCAACTCACTTCTGGCGTTGCAAGAAGCGCTGGACAGTGGTTGTGAAGAAGCGTTGTTGCTTGATGCAGAAGGTTATGTGGCAGAAGGTAGCGGCGAGAACTTTTTCCTGGTGCGCGACGGCATTATCTATACGCCGGAGCTGACCTCCTGCCTTGATGGCATCACCCGCAATACTATTTTCCAATTGGCCGCCGATTGCGGCTACACCATCAAAGAAAAGCGCATCACCCGCGATGAAGTGTACATTGCCGATGAAGCTTTCTTTACCGGTACTGCGGCAGAGGTATTGCCGATCCGCGAATTGGATGGCCGTATTATTGGTGAAGGTCGCCGCGGTCCCATCACCACCCGTTTGCAAGACTTGTATTTCAAGTCCGTGCGCGGCGAATTGCCTGAGCACACCAACTGGTTGGCGCCGGTTGCAAAATAACCGCCACAATAACGGAGCCAAATGGCTCCGTTATTGTTTTCCCTCTCCGCACCTGCCCAAATGCCTATGCCTCTTGTGTCGCCTATGAATGAAATGGAATTTCCTGTCGAGCTGAAAACCATCCAAAAAATTTTGGTAATTGGCCCTGCATGGATCGGCGATATGATGATGGCGCAGACCCTGTTCAAATTGCTGAAAATGCGTAATCCACAGGTGCAAATTGATGTGCTCGCCTCCAGCTGGACGCGACAATTAATCGCCTGTATGCCAGAAGTAAATCAGGTTATCGATATGCCCCTGGGGCACGGCAAGTTGGGTTTGGGCGCGCGGCGTGCGCTGGGTAAATCGTTGGCGGCGAGTGGTTATGAGCAGGCGATAGTGTTGCCCAATTCACTGAAGTCCGCGTTTATTCCTTTTTTTGCCCGCATACCTCTACGTACCGGCTGGCGTGGTGAATATCGCTATGGCCTATTAAACGATGTGCGCGTACTGGATAAAAAACGCTACCCGCTCATGGTTCAGCGCTATGCCGCTCTCGCCCTGCCTAAAGGGACTGAGCCGCTGCAGACGTTTCCATTTCCCTCGCTGCAAGTGAATCAACACCAGCGCCCACAATTGTTAACAAAATTTGCGTTGCAGCTGGATCGCCCCTTATTGATAATTTGTCCAGGCGCGGAATATGGCCCTGCCAAACGTTGGCCGGAACATTATTTTGCAGAAGTGGCCGATAAAAAAATTCGCGCCGGTTGGCAGGTGTGGCTCATGGGGTCGGCAAAGGACAACGAAGTCACCGACGCAATTCGTAATCTGTTGCTTGATGAAGAGCGTCACCACTGTTTCAACCTGGCGGGCAGTACATCCCTGGGTGAGGCTATTGAATTGATTGCCTGCGCAGATGCGGTGTTGAGTAATGATTCGGGGTTGATGCATATCGCCGCTGCCCTGCAAAAACCATTAGCAGTGATTTACGGCTCCACCTCGCCCGAACACACGCCGCCGCTGTCGGCTAGCGTTAGCATCATCAGCACTCAGATTGAATGTTCACCGTGTTTTGAACGCGAGTGTCCAAAAGTGCATCACAAGTGTCTGCGCGACTTAATGCCGCATCAGGTATTGGTGGCGCTCGACAAATTGCTCGCCGAGCCTGTTCACATCAGCCGGTAAACGGAATTTATTAATGAAGTTAGCCTTGGTGATTTTTCGCTATTTTCCGTTTGGTGGATTGCAGCGCGATATGTTGGCGATTGCGCAAGCAGCACAAGCGCGCGGACATCAGGTCACCATTTTTTGTGGTGAATGGCAGGGGGATAAAGCTCCCGGTATCGATGTTGTCGAAATAAAAGCACACGGTCTTTTTAATATTGCAGGTGTTAAAAAGTTTGTTAATGCTTTTCAAAAACAGTTCGTAGCTTCGCAATTTGATTTGTTAGTTGGCTTTAACAAAATGCCTGGGCTCGATGTGTATTATTGTGGCGACTCCTGTTTCGCTAAAAAAGCCTATGAAGAGCGTGGCTTACTCTATCGTTTAACGCCGCGTGCCAAGCTTTATTTGCATTATGAAACTGCTGTTTATTCACATCTCAGCAACACACATATTCTGGAGGTGTCCGCCGCAGAGCGCCCCGTATTTGCCAAGTATTATGCAACACTTGATGTACGGCAGACACTCTTGCCTCCTGGTGTCGATCGTCAGCTAATAGGCTCGTGTGTGAGCCGCGTTTCTGCACGACAAAAAATTCGCAAGGAGCTATCGCTTGCCGATAACGATCACTTAATTCTTTGTGTTGGGTCGGGCTTTAAAACCAAGGGGCTGGATCGTAGCCTACGTAGTTTTGCTGTGTTTCGCAAAAATAATCCGCGTGCGCTTCTGGTTGTGGTTGGCAATGGAGACCCGCGTCCTTTTCGGGCTCTGGTGAAGTCGCTTGGTTTGAGTGATGCTGTGAAATTTTTAGGCGGGCGTCGCGATATGGCAGATATTTATGCCGCTGGCGATTTGCTCCTGCACCCTGCCTATAAAGAAGTGACTGGTAATGTCATTCTGGAGGCTATGCTCTCCGCTATTCCCGTTCTGGTCACACCTGTATGTGGTTATGCCCATTATGCTGTTGATCATGCAATGGGTGAACTGCTGTTAGCGCCGGACGATGCGCAAACAGTAGCGGTACAAATGGAAAAGCTGTTAGCAGTTGACCCTCATGATTGGCAGTCCAAGGCGGAGCGTTTTGCCTGTGAGAGTGATATTTTTTCGCGCCCTGATTGCGCTGTGAATGAAATAGAGCGTATAGCGTATGCACCCGGGCCAACACCCTTGGTGCAATCGGCAGCGGCAAGTGAATGGGTATTGTGTGATGAGATGATTGAGGCTTGGCAACACAAGGATGTGTTTGCGTTGGTTGAGTCACTTTCGGGCCCTATTGCGCGTGAAATGCCTGATCGACAAACGTTGCGCTTTGAATTGAATGGGCAGGGTTATTATCGAAAATGGCATCGCGGTGTTGGTTGGCGCGAGGTTATCAAAAACCTGATCTGTTTCCGC
The nucleotide sequence above comes from Cellvibrio sp. PSBB023. Encoded proteins:
- the rfaP gene encoding lipopolysaccharide core heptose(I) kinase RfaP, giving the protein MKLALVIFRYFPFGGLQRDMLAIAQAAQARGHQVTIFCGEWQGDKAPGIDVVEIKAHGLFNIAGVKKFVNAFQKQFVASQFDLLVGFNKMPGLDVYYCGDSCFAKKAYEERGLLYRLTPRAKLYLHYETAVYSHLSNTHILEVSAAERPVFAKYYATLDVRQTLLPPGVDRQLIGSCVSRVSARQKIRKELSLADNDHLILCVGSGFKTKGLDRSLRSFAVFRKNNPRALLVVVGNGDPRPFRALVKSLGLSDAVKFLGGRRDMADIYAAGDLLLHPAYKEVTGNVILEAMLSAIPVLVTPVCGYAHYAVDHAMGELLLAPDDAQTVAVQMEKLLAVDPHDWQSKAERFACESDIFSRPDCAVNEIERIAYAPGPTPLVQSAAASEWVLCDEMIEAWQHKDVFALVESLSGPIAREMPDRQTLRFELNGQGYYRKWHRGVGWREVIKNLICFRLPILGAKNEWEALTKLRALAIPSLMAVAYGWRGSSPASQQSFIVTRELDGVVQLDHYFEQHSVAINTRRLILHRLAVMARELHGAGINHRDFYLCHFMLKPASLGMGNQPDIYLIDLHRAQCRVRVPLRWQIKDLAALYYSTLNLGFSRRDILRFLMVYFDCPMREILEQKPLLLKQIQSRALKIYWRDFGHAPTVY
- the glnE gene encoding bifunctional [glutamate--ammonia ligase]-adenylyl-L-tyrosine phosphorylase/[glutamate--ammonia-ligase] adenylyltransferase, with the protein product MLNFSGIPSELHAPAQRYWEQFEAAILSQTLSHPRDLLPPTISVDTFFQQLTRAFVASEFIAKTCAQRPAYLLELIESGALFEAQTDAHLDAFTAAVNACNTDAELDTCLRRQRQMAMIRIIWRDLNRIEGMREVTAELSRFADRVIQTTAECHYRSLEKMYGTPIGRESGIAQPFMVLGMGKLGAGELNISSDIDLIFTFPEGGETNHASRAISNQEFFIKLGQRLIKSLDTVTADGFVFRVDMRLRPHGQSGALAMSFVGMEDYYQTQGREWERYAMIKARTVAMAGGEQQAEARQLLGKMLQPFTYRQYIDFSAIESLREMKGLIARQVQRKGMNLDVKLGEGGIREVEFVVQVFQLIRGGRDARLRKRKVPVLLPFLEQENYLPPGAGSALLEAYIFLRNTEHAIQGYQDKQTQSLPIDPVGQLRLAWVMGFDTWDSFFETLSRYRHCVNAEFKAVIAAPDEEDSIDQKALTFWMGLWEGSLQGEDAIHALEAQDIEGAAALVKNLADLRESRAVLSMQASGRTRLEAFIPRLLHMLVQEALQGKLPLTVAETFARIEPLIEAIARRSAYLVLLVENPTAIHQLVMLCAASPWIADQLAQYPALLDELLTPESLYAPPDKMSLRDELRRDVLRLSWDDLEGHMEALRYFRSAHALRVAASEVTGALPLMKVSDYLTFIAEVVLEHVLQLSWEHLVERHGRPRRSDGSVDATPDFVIIGYGKLGGIELGHGSDLDLVFIHNTDSNLSTDGERAIDNITFYTRLGQRIIHVLNTYTPSGKLYEVDMRLRPSGNSGLLVSSLAAFEKYQANEAWTWEHQALVRARVVAGDERLAEQFEQVRERILTRERDLAALRVDVRDMRRKMREQLGSESKSKNSALNTAKTPVLFNLKQDAGGIVDIEFMVQYAALAWASKAPGIIRYTDNIRILGSLEEAGLLDAQSVAHLIAAYKAYRSTGHRLALQRQEAVLEGDNHFLTERAQVTALWQQLIDHD
- a CDS encoding branched-chain amino acid transaminase: MSFADRDGVIWLDGELIPWRDAKVHVLTHTLHYGMGVFEGVRAYNSASMGTSIFRLQEHTDRLFRSAHIMRMKMPFTKDVVNDAHKQVVRENNLAEAYLRPMAFYGSEGMGLRADNLKVHVMVAAWHWPSYMSPEARDQGIRIRTSSYTRHHVNISMCKAKANGHYINSLLALQEALDSGCEEALLLDAEGYVAEGSGENFFLVRDGIIYTPELTSCLDGITRNTIFQLAADCGYTIKEKRITRDEVYIADEAFFTGTAAEVLPIRELDGRIIGEGRRGPITTRLQDLYFKSVRGELPEHTNWLAPVAK
- a CDS encoding glycine zipper 2TM domain-containing protein; amino-acid sequence: MIIGTLLGVGIATTGGAIASYQWLKEPAYAEVLSAVPVTKTTKIPREECREETVVHQKPAKDTNRIAGKVIGAVVGGALGNQVGGGNGKKVATVAGAVAGGYAGDKVQANMQQKDTYTTVEQRCKTVYDSREDITGYDVTYRLQDKESSLRLDYDPGSRIPVENGKLVLNQANH
- a CDS encoding sulfite exporter TauE/SafE family protein; its protein translation is MDFHIGYVIAGLVVGFIVGMTGVGGGSLMTPILLYFGVSPANAVGTDLLYAAITKAGGIHVHHKKKNIDWKITGELALGSLPAAALTLWALHSLRMDTDTLNSIIRTTLGYALILTAIAILFKRKIFDYSRKNDAWITRMSRQQQMIATVVTGIILGAVVTITSIGAGALGTVALFMLYPLLPTVRLVGTEIAHAVPLTLVAGMGHAGLGNVDWGLLANLLIGSLPGIYLGSHLAHRVADHYLRPALAIMLVFVGFKLLF
- the waaF gene encoding lipopolysaccharide heptosyltransferase II, coding for MAPLLFSLSAPAQMPMPLVSPMNEMEFPVELKTIQKILVIGPAWIGDMMMAQTLFKLLKMRNPQVQIDVLASSWTRQLIACMPEVNQVIDMPLGHGKLGLGARRALGKSLAASGYEQAIVLPNSLKSAFIPFFARIPLRTGWRGEYRYGLLNDVRVLDKKRYPLMVQRYAALALPKGTEPLQTFPFPSLQVNQHQRPQLLTKFALQLDRPLLIICPGAEYGPAKRWPEHYFAEVADKKIRAGWQVWLMGSAKDNEVTDAIRNLLLDEERHHCFNLAGSTSLGEAIELIACADAVLSNDSGLMHIAAALQKPLAVIYGSTSPEHTPPLSASVSIISTQIECSPCFERECPKVHHKCLRDLMPHQVLVALDKLLAEPVHISR
- a CDS encoding glycosyltransferase family A protein; protein product: MSSCFFSIVIPAYNYAQFLERAIRSVLDQQFHDCEIIVINDGSTDNTDALMKEILKECDPKLRYISQENRGLSAVRNLGVMHSNGAYLIFLDADDALLPDSLERTYEYLVDHPQTDLLICDYLAQMPDGREKLRSNNLLNDKKKDWFYYYIGNTMAMANGATIIRRTVFDEIRYCEDLRQAEDIPVFGQILANFHCALFLRPILRNFKHIESMRNQINFTPNIAYQLTNLLFDPEKLPSSLMKYKADFLAYQYFQLFRSYEKAMQYKLAIQCYRESLKASPWSFFNLGRHIKYIRCVFKFLFGSLVVSQR